Proteins encoded within one genomic window of Paramisgurnus dabryanus chromosome 11, PD_genome_1.1, whole genome shotgun sequence:
- the LOC135730191 gene encoding ferric-chelate reductase 1-like, with product MYPAGIFYLWFGFVMVKFITCYSDGTLLADYCQGMNINHDGIAAQTTEAPFTVTPEQRTFTDLEVGHDIDVTLSGTAGNTFIGFMLEARKCETCPPAGTFSLTDLSKTVLLSCDGQNVSPDTF from the exons ATGTATCCTGCCGGCATCTTTTACCTTTGGTTTGGATTTGTCATGGTGAAGTTTATTACCTGTTATAGTGATGGAACTTTATTGGCAGACTATTGTCAAGGAATGAACATCAATCATGACGGTATAGCAGCACAAACAACTGAAGCCCCGTTTACTGTCACACCAGAGCAGAGGACCTTCACTGATTTAGAAGTGGGACACGACATTGACG TGACGCTTTCAGGTACGGCAGGCAATACATTTATTGGTTTTATGTTGGAGGCTCGTAAGTGTGAGACTTGTCCACCTGCGGGTACTTTTAGTTTGACTGACCTAAGCAAAACAGTCCTCCTGTCCTGTGATGGCCAAAATGTGAGTCCTGACACTTTTTAA